The following coding sequences lie in one Microbacterium lacus genomic window:
- a CDS encoding alpha/beta hydrolase produces the protein MTISPSQLTAPAMQNGFVPPFYPPTVRAPRPRGADTFAGITYAAPIGYRNLQLDLHVPHGAAADAPVPVVVWIHGGAWMFGGRALLPPNWPIGSVDQLLIDAGIAVATIDYRHAREAAFPAQLHDAKAAIRYLRAYADDLGLDRERVAVWGESAGGHLAALCATIAGDPDLEGTIGVPTGDSSVAAAVCFYPVTDVATMPSQDNLPEPVKRIMLEQFGEILAPPIDVLLDGSPYDREEGHRVVSPTHHVTPTSPPFLFIHGEADRAVPPQQSTVLADLLIDAGVPVEVVMVPGAGHVFDDVDPMPQLERAVAFLSERLLPA, from the coding sequence ATGACCATTTCGCCGTCCCAGCTGACCGCCCCCGCCATGCAGAACGGGTTCGTCCCTCCGTTCTACCCACCCACGGTGCGGGCTCCACGGCCCCGCGGAGCCGACACCTTCGCCGGGATCACCTACGCAGCGCCCATCGGATATCGGAACCTGCAGCTCGACCTCCACGTCCCGCACGGCGCCGCCGCAGATGCTCCGGTGCCCGTTGTGGTGTGGATCCATGGTGGTGCCTGGATGTTCGGCGGCCGCGCGCTCCTTCCCCCCAACTGGCCGATCGGCTCCGTAGATCAGCTCCTGATCGACGCCGGCATCGCGGTCGCGACGATCGACTACCGGCACGCCCGGGAGGCCGCGTTTCCCGCTCAGCTGCACGACGCCAAGGCGGCGATCCGCTATCTGCGGGCGTACGCGGACGACCTCGGCCTGGACCGCGAACGGGTCGCCGTCTGGGGGGAGTCCGCGGGCGGGCACCTGGCGGCACTGTGCGCCACGATCGCCGGAGACCCCGACCTCGAAGGGACCATCGGTGTTCCCACGGGTGACAGCAGCGTCGCGGCGGCCGTCTGCTTCTACCCCGTGACCGACGTCGCCACCATGCCCTCGCAGGACAACCTGCCCGAGCCCGTCAAGCGCATCATGCTCGAGCAGTTCGGCGAGATCCTCGCGCCGCCCATCGACGTCCTGCTGGACGGCTCTCCCTACGATCGGGAGGAGGGACACCGCGTCGTCTCGCCGACCCATCACGTCACCCCGACCTCGCCGCCCTTCCTCTTCATCCACGGGGAAGCAGACAGGGCCGTGCCGCCGCAGCAGTCCACGGTCCTCGCCGACCTGCTCATCGACGCCGGCGTACCGGTGGAGGTTGTGATGGTCCCTGGGGCAGGACACGTCTTCGATGACGTGGACCCGATGCCGCAGCTCGAGCGCGCGGTGGCATTCCTCTCCGAACGACTGCTGCCCGCGTGA
- a CDS encoding nuclear transport factor 2 family protein encodes MNADDVLEIEQLKYFYEQAYAVHRHEEIPHIFSQTDPLFDIAGDTVTGFDDIRRKFSDLAKVSPREDSFHTGWQICTPLIDIEDDRAQARIIAPTFGYLVLNFSPELFSPPYSVRAAFEIWDDLLVREHGAWRIRELHARFMMAQPIWVWDAERDDTYATRREMHLVEHPFPRGGASAR; translated from the coding sequence ATGAATGCGGATGACGTGCTGGAGATCGAGCAGCTCAAGTACTTCTACGAACAGGCGTACGCCGTCCACCGGCACGAGGAGATCCCCCACATCTTCAGCCAGACGGATCCGCTCTTCGACATCGCCGGCGACACGGTGACGGGTTTCGACGACATCCGCCGCAAGTTCTCCGACCTTGCGAAGGTCTCACCGCGGGAGGACTCCTTCCACACGGGATGGCAGATCTGCACGCCGCTGATCGATATCGAAGATGACCGCGCGCAGGCACGGATCATCGCTCCCACGTTCGGCTACCTGGTGCTCAACTTCTCGCCGGAGCTCTTCTCACCGCCGTACTCGGTGCGGGCCGCCTTCGAGATCTGGGACGACCTCCTCGTCAGGGAGCACGGCGCGTGGCGCATCCGAGAACTGCACGCGCGGTTCATGATGGCGCAGCCGATCTGGGTCTGGGACGCCGAGAGGGACGACACCTACGCCACCCGCCGCGAGATGCACCTCGTGGAGCATCCCTTTCCCCGAGGAGGTGCGTCCGCACGATGA
- a CDS encoding glycoside hydrolase family 3 N-terminal domain-containing protein, which translates to MNDQFVDDLLARMTWQEKLGQLQITYHPDAGRTRDLVSAGMGCIFWQGSAEATNAMQRHAVTHTRLGIPLLVGLDVIHGQRTIFPTPLALAASFQPELAEVVARISGREAASGGVNWTFSPMVDVSRDPRWGRVVEGFGEDVLLNSTFGAAMVRGYQGDDLAAAGAIAACAKHFVGYGHAEGGRDYNTTDMSEYRLRNTYLPPFKAVLEAGAATVMAAFNTIDGVPVHANGRLLTEVLREEWGFEGVVVGDADGVMNLIPHGVAANPSEALLLAFRAGLTVEMGGNLVKDGIHVLTDAELSPTVVDDAVRRVLTLKVALGLFDDPYVDPEREILEATPEHRQIARDVAASSMVLLKNDDALLPLAEPRRILVTGPHANSTDHLGAWVQSFATPSGSIVDELRRRLPETEVMLSLGATFLGGDEPSLAAEAASRASESDLVVVFVGEPSNLSGEAASRSDLRLPGQQEALIHAIADTGVPFIVVIESGRPLALSEWFHRAPAVLQAWHLGTEAPHAIVSALTGRTAPSGKLPVSLPRSSSQVPIFYSHENTGRPATVGGQLEPTKWDPALHGPNNVDDKYSSKYLDLDLGPLLPFGHGLTYTRFEYSEARVSTETLSLDSLRHGATFGLEITVTNVGERAGDEIVQLYVHDLVAHRVQPIRVLRKFSQVHLEAGESRSVSFHLCFEDLAFWSESHLTPGFDVEAGAFDVFIGGSSDAALATRIEVTTAP; encoded by the coding sequence GTGAATGACCAGTTCGTCGACGACCTCCTCGCCCGGATGACCTGGCAGGAGAAGCTCGGGCAGCTGCAGATCACCTATCACCCGGATGCGGGACGCACGCGCGACCTCGTCTCTGCCGGCATGGGCTGCATCTTCTGGCAGGGCAGCGCCGAGGCGACCAACGCGATGCAACGCCACGCGGTGACGCACACGCGGCTCGGTATCCCGCTGCTCGTCGGTCTCGACGTCATCCACGGCCAGCGGACGATCTTCCCGACACCGCTCGCTCTCGCCGCCAGCTTCCAACCGGAGCTGGCGGAGGTCGTCGCCCGCATCTCCGGCCGGGAGGCGGCATCCGGGGGCGTGAACTGGACCTTCTCCCCGATGGTGGACGTCTCGCGCGACCCGCGGTGGGGGCGCGTGGTGGAGGGCTTCGGGGAGGACGTCCTCCTCAACAGCACCTTCGGCGCGGCGATGGTGCGGGGGTACCAGGGCGACGACCTGGCCGCGGCCGGCGCCATCGCCGCGTGCGCGAAGCACTTCGTCGGCTACGGCCACGCAGAGGGCGGTCGCGACTACAACACGACCGACATGTCCGAGTACCGCCTCCGAAACACCTACCTCCCGCCCTTCAAGGCAGTGCTCGAGGCCGGCGCCGCGACCGTCATGGCGGCGTTCAACACCATCGACGGCGTTCCCGTGCACGCCAACGGGCGCCTGCTCACCGAGGTGCTGCGGGAGGAGTGGGGGTTCGAGGGCGTCGTCGTCGGGGATGCGGACGGAGTCATGAACCTGATCCCGCATGGGGTCGCGGCAAACCCCTCCGAAGCACTCCTCCTCGCCTTCCGCGCGGGATTGACGGTCGAGATGGGAGGCAACCTGGTGAAGGACGGCATCCACGTCCTCACCGACGCGGAGCTCTCGCCCACGGTCGTCGACGACGCCGTTCGTCGGGTCCTGACACTGAAGGTCGCCCTCGGACTCTTCGACGACCCGTACGTCGATCCCGAACGCGAGATCCTCGAGGCGACCCCCGAACACCGTCAGATCGCCCGTGACGTCGCGGCGTCATCGATGGTGCTGCTCAAGAACGACGACGCACTGCTGCCTCTCGCCGAGCCCAGGCGAATCCTGGTCACCGGCCCCCACGCGAACAGCACCGATCACCTCGGGGCCTGGGTTCAGTCGTTCGCCACTCCGTCGGGGAGCATCGTGGACGAGCTGCGTCGCCGACTCCCCGAGACGGAGGTCATGCTGAGCCTGGGCGCGACGTTCCTCGGGGGAGACGAACCGTCGCTTGCCGCGGAGGCGGCTTCGCGGGCCTCGGAGAGCGATCTGGTCGTCGTGTTCGTCGGCGAGCCGAGCAACCTCTCGGGCGAGGCCGCGTCGCGAAGCGACCTGCGCCTACCCGGCCAGCAGGAGGCGCTCATCCATGCCATCGCAGACACAGGGGTGCCCTTCATCGTGGTCATTGAGAGTGGTCGGCCACTCGCGCTGAGCGAATGGTTTCATCGGGCGCCGGCCGTGCTGCAGGCCTGGCACCTCGGAACCGAGGCACCGCACGCGATCGTCTCCGCGCTTACGGGGCGCACCGCGCCGTCCGGCAAGCTGCCCGTATCGCTGCCCCGGAGCAGCAGCCAGGTGCCGATCTTCTACAGCCACGAGAACACGGGACGCCCCGCAACCGTCGGCGGCCAGCTGGAACCGACGAAGTGGGACCCGGCCCTCCACGGTCCCAACAACGTCGACGACAAGTACTCCTCGAAGTACCTCGACCTCGACCTCGGGCCTCTGCTCCCTTTCGGACACGGCCTCACCTACACCCGGTTCGAGTACTCGGAAGCACGCGTGTCGACCGAGACGCTGTCCCTCGACAGTCTGCGGCACGGGGCAACGTTCGGTCTGGAGATCACCGTGACCAACGTCGGCGAGCGTGCGGGAGACGAGATCGTGCAACTCTACGTGCACGACCTCGTCGCCCATCGCGTGCAGCCGATCCGAGTGCTGCGAAAGTTCTCCCAGGTGCACCTGGAGGCGGGAGAGTCGCGGTCGGTGTCGTTCCATCTCTGCTTCGAGGACCTCGCCTTCTGGTCGGAGTCGCACCTCACGCCAGGCTTCGACGTCGAGGCCGGAGCCTTCGACGTGTTCATCGGGGGGTCGTCGGATGCGGCGCTCGCAACGCGCATCGAGGTGACAACCGCGCCCTGA